One genomic region from Antedon mediterranea chromosome 3, ecAntMedi1.1, whole genome shotgun sequence encodes:
- the LOC140045045 gene encoding uncharacterized protein, with the protein MFLIEAGADVNVADEDGWTALHDAAANGHTACCSLLLNAGAGVNLSSKDGNSPLLRAAANGYTACCMTLVDVGCNVNQQNNIGDNALHMIARAKLTYEEHKNAFVFFIQEGHMDICKKNKNGKSAFDIYNENVCDKYDGEKKKTEILAILSGGPLPYIELTSSDITNKELLYIANNAYNKRKLIAANLGMTQEDINSFELLNKSSQQSTYDMLDAWQTKVTRKSMRSELVAALRKAEEKDVADKIENVHVPEEILARGPDAVKAFQNALEEGQTEFNQGRTIFVGLENVGKTSTINSLLRKEFNPLHIITDAMVKTMVCTPDPSNKEMLKVTAQDISLDMYQDAVTDVTVKQMLKSPRHTKGYTPRAGPSKQETKSDSRHEKKKNPTGASTSKQEAKSGKTSTSSNPMPSPQKEEPVSEEKLERPEIPKGVVNQVLTKLRSARKGVDSKVDRNKFVMNIWDFGGQPIYHVIHSCSRNMN; encoded by the exons GATGGAAATTCACCACTCTTGAGAGCTGCAGCCAATGGTTACACTGCATGCTGTATGACATTAGTTGATGTTGGTTGTAATGTGAACCAGCAAAACAAT ATTGGAGATAATGCTCTGCATATGATTGCTCGAGCAAAGCTTACTTATGAAGAACACAAAAATGCCTTTGTGTTCTTCATACAGGAAGGACATATGGACATTTGCAAGAAAAATAAG AATGGAAAGTCTGCATTTGATATctataatgaaaatgtgtgCGATAAATACGATGGTGAAAAGAAGAAAACAGAAATACTTGCAATTTTGAGTG GTGGACCTTTACCTTACATCGAATTGACATCGTCAG atattaCAAACAAAGAATTATTATACATTGCCAATAACGCCTACAATAAAAGGAAACTAATAGCAGCTAATCTTGGAATGACACAAGAAGATATAAATTCATTTGAACTACTAAATAAAAGCAGCCAACAAAGTACTTATGACATGTTGGACGCATGGCAGACAAAGGTTACTAGGAAGTCCATGCGTTCAGAACTTGTTGCAGCTCTCAGGAAAGCTGAGGAAAAAGATGTGGCTGATAAAATTGAAA atgTGCATGTTCCAGAGGAGATATTGGCACGAGGACCTGATGCGGTGAAAGCATTTCAAAATGCACTTGAAGAAGGACAAACAGAGTTTAATCAAGGAAGAACTATTTTTGTAGGACTTGAGAATGTTGGAAAAACTTCTACTATCAATTCTCTTTTAAGAAAAGA GTTTAATCCATTGCATATAATAACAGATGCAATGGTTAAAACAATGGTGTGTACACCAGATCCCAGTAACAAAGAAATGCTGAAAGTAACAGCGCAGGATATTT ctTTAGACATGTATCAGGATGCTGTCACTGATGTCACAGTTAAACAAATGTTGAAAAGTCCACGCCATACAAAAGGATACACACCAAGAGCAGGACCATCAAAGCAGGAAACAAAATCTG ATAGTAGACACGAGAAAAAGAAAAACCCCACAGGAGCATCAACATCAAAACAGGAAGCCAAATCTGGTAAAACATCTACAAGTTCAAATCCAATGCCAAGCCCACAAAAAGagg AACCAGTGTCTGAAGAAAAACTTGAGAGACCAGAAATTCCTAAAGGGGTCGTGAACCAAGTTTTAACCAAACTTCGCTCTGCAAGAAAAGGTGTTGACTCAAAAGTGGATAGAAACAAGTTTGTTATGAATATCTGGGACTTTGGAGGTCAACCAATTTACCATGTGATACACAGCTGTTCCAGAAATATGAATTAA